A window of the Comamonas sp. Y33R10-2 genome harbors these coding sequences:
- the hrpA gene encoding ATP-dependent RNA helicase HrpA, with the protein MPLKITFPESLPVSGRRQEIMEAMDKHQVIIVCGETGSGKTTQLPKIALALGRGKLNATPDANGQVRGHLIGHTQPRRIAASSVAKRIAEELNTPPGEVVGYKVRFQDTLQKGASVKLMTDGILLAETQTDPLLKAYDTLIIDEAHERSLNIDFLLGYLRQILPKRPDLKVVVTSATIDADRFAKHFESKDGPAPVIMVSGRTYPVEMRYSPFEGEKDKDLNDAIADGVDELWQGGKGGDILIFLPGEREIREAADHLRKHLQHSPVLRNAEVLPLFSRLSQAEQDRIFDGHTGRRIVLATNVAETSLTVPGIRYVIDAGTARVKRYSFRSKVEQLLVEPISQAAANQRAGRCGRVANGICIRLYDEVSFTSRDKFTDPEILRSSLAGVILRMKSLGLGDVVNFPFLEAPSGRAIADGYQLLAELGAVDERGNLLAMGKELSRLPLDPRVGRMILEARDRKALAEVLIIASAISVQDVRDRPMEAQQQADQAHAKFDDEKSEFTGYLRLWKWLHDARGGKVVAQSRKEMAAQNAPASRPSTRSQAFLPVSQRSSGAQVEGTVEERLALFNPSEVEQAATHKISNRQWEQLLRQNFINIRRVREWRDIHSQLMTVVKEQKWLLNNEAAGYDALHLSMLAGLLGNIGYKAEESETYLGAHGIKFHAHPGAHLSKKPGRWILAAEQVETSRLYGRGIAAIEPQWLEEVGGHLLKKQMLDPHWSKKQADVVALERATLYGLVVYNGRRVSYGRIDPHEARNLFIRQALVEGEWETKWHFLPANLKLMRKVEELEHKSRRQDVLVDDELIFAFYDQQLPKDVYSGATFDHWFRQQSKGNPDLLRLSRDELMRHEAAGITTDNFPKLVKLGGVDCSAAYLHSPGDARDGVTVTVPLFVLNQVSDERAEWLVPGMLKDKIQALLKSLPQRPRSRFVPLPESAARLAELFTQSERWGQGGLIDALLKQVRDETSLDVKRADFKLDMLSPHLFMNFRITDEHGRQLGQSRNLGALKAEWGVKARGAFQALASLKVAASLTESLDSAAKEAQTNKTLAQAAPKSEKAQATVSKAPAQAHDARYKDWSFGELPELMEIKKSGTTLIGFPALIDHGDGVGIEVFDEPEVAAAKHRLGLRRLFALQIRDALKYLEKNIPDLQKMAVAFMPLGTQEELREQIINVAIDRAFLQEPLPSNEADFKQRVQDGRGRLTLIANEVARMSGVILLEYAAAQRKIKDTKNAADATKDAGEQLQKLMPKNFIAIAPWAQLGHYARYLKAIVIRLDKYRADPARDASKLKELMPLEQRYWRLVAERKGAVDARMQEYRWMLEELRVSFFAQELRTPYPVSSKRLDKVWAQLQN; encoded by the coding sequence ATGCCCTTGAAGATCACCTTCCCCGAGTCCCTGCCCGTATCTGGCCGCCGCCAAGAAATCATGGAGGCCATGGACAAGCACCAGGTCATCATCGTCTGCGGCGAAACCGGCTCGGGCAAGACCACGCAGTTGCCCAAGATCGCACTGGCGCTGGGGCGCGGCAAGCTCAATGCCACGCCCGATGCGAATGGCCAAGTGCGCGGCCACCTCATCGGCCACACCCAGCCGCGCCGGATTGCGGCAAGTTCGGTGGCTAAGCGCATTGCCGAGGAGCTGAACACGCCGCCCGGCGAGGTGGTGGGCTACAAGGTGCGTTTTCAGGACACGCTGCAAAAAGGTGCCTCCGTCAAGCTGATGACCGACGGTATCTTGCTGGCCGAGACGCAGACCGATCCGCTGCTCAAAGCCTACGACACGCTGATCATCGACGAGGCGCATGAGCGCAGCCTGAACATCGACTTTCTGTTGGGCTATCTGCGCCAGATCCTGCCCAAGCGCCCTGATTTGAAAGTGGTGGTGACATCCGCCACCATCGATGCCGACCGCTTTGCCAAGCACTTTGAAAGCAAAGATGGCCCTGCGCCCGTCATCATGGTCTCAGGGCGCACCTACCCAGTCGAGATGCGCTACAGCCCGTTTGAAGGCGAAAAAGATAAAGACCTGAACGACGCCATTGCCGACGGCGTGGATGAACTCTGGCAAGGCGGCAAGGGCGGCGATATTCTGATCTTCCTGCCCGGCGAGCGCGAAATTCGCGAAGCGGCTGACCATTTGCGCAAGCATTTGCAACATTCACCCGTGCTGCGCAATGCCGAGGTACTGCCCCTGTTCTCGCGCCTGTCGCAGGCTGAGCAAGATCGCATTTTTGACGGCCACACGGGCCGGCGCATTGTGCTGGCGACCAACGTGGCGGAAACCTCGCTCACGGTTCCCGGCATCCGATACGTGATTGATGCAGGTACGGCCCGCGTAAAACGCTATTCTTTCCGTAGCAAGGTGGAGCAGTTGCTGGTCGAGCCGATCTCGCAGGCCGCCGCCAACCAGCGCGCCGGTCGTTGTGGTCGTGTGGCCAACGGTATCTGCATTCGCCTGTATGACGAGGTGAGCTTTACCAGCCGCGACAAGTTCACTGACCCGGAAATTTTGCGTAGCTCGCTGGCCGGCGTGATCTTGCGCATGAAGTCGCTGGGTTTGGGCGATGTGGTGAACTTCCCGTTTCTGGAAGCGCCTTCGGGCCGCGCCATTGCCGACGGCTACCAACTGCTGGCCGAGCTGGGCGCGGTGGACGAGCGCGGCAACTTGCTGGCCATGGGCAAAGAGCTGTCGCGCCTGCCGCTGGACCCACGCGTGGGCCGCATGATTTTGGAAGCGCGTGACCGCAAGGCGCTGGCCGAGGTGTTGATCATTGCTTCCGCGATTTCGGTGCAAGACGTGCGCGACCGGCCTATGGAGGCGCAGCAGCAGGCCGACCAAGCCCACGCCAAGTTTGACGACGAAAAAAGCGAATTCACTGGCTATCTGCGCTTGTGGAAATGGCTGCATGATGCGCGCGGCGGCAAAGTGGTGGCGCAGTCGCGCAAGGAAATGGCGGCGCAAAACGCACCGGCATCCAGGCCAAGCACACGCAGCCAAGCCTTCTTGCCAGTCAGCCAGCGCAGCAGTGGCGCGCAGGTTGAAGGCACAGTCGAAGAGCGTTTGGCGCTGTTCAACCCCTCCGAAGTGGAGCAGGCCGCCACGCACAAAATTAGCAACCGCCAGTGGGAGCAACTGCTGCGCCAGAACTTCATCAATATTCGCCGCGTGCGCGAATGGCGCGATATTCATTCGCAGCTGATGACGGTGGTGAAAGAGCAAAAATGGCTGCTCAACAACGAAGCGGCGGGCTACGACGCGCTGCACCTTTCCATGCTGGCCGGCCTGCTCGGTAACATTGGCTACAAGGCCGAGGAAAGCGAAACCTATCTGGGCGCGCATGGCATCAAGTTCCACGCCCATCCCGGCGCGCACCTGAGCAAAAAGCCCGGTCGCTGGATTCTGGCGGCCGAGCAGGTCGAAACCTCGCGCCTGTATGGCCGGGGCATTGCGGCGATTGAGCCGCAGTGGTTGGAAGAAGTCGGTGGGCATTTGCTTAAGAAGCAGATGCTGGACCCGCACTGGTCCAAAAAACAAGCCGATGTGGTGGCGCTGGAGCGTGCCACGCTGTACGGGCTGGTGGTCTACAACGGCCGCCGCGTGAGCTATGGCCGCATCGACCCGCACGAGGCGCGCAATCTCTTCATCCGTCAGGCGCTGGTGGAGGGCGAGTGGGAAACCAAGTGGCACTTCTTGCCCGCTAACCTTAAGCTGATGCGCAAGGTGGAGGAACTAGAGCACAAGAGCCGCCGCCAAGACGTGCTGGTGGACGACGAACTGATCTTCGCCTTCTACGACCAGCAGTTGCCCAAGGATGTGTACAGCGGCGCAACCTTTGACCACTGGTTCCGTCAGCAAAGCAAGGGCAACCCCGATTTGCTGCGCTTGTCGCGCGATGAGCTGATGCGCCATGAGGCCGCTGGCATCACCACCGATAACTTCCCCAAGCTGGTGAAATTAGGCGGGGTGGATTGCTCTGCTGCCTATCTGCACAGCCCCGGCGATGCGCGCGATGGTGTGACCGTCACCGTGCCGCTGTTTGTGCTCAACCAAGTCAGTGATGAGCGCGCCGAATGGCTGGTGCCCGGCATGCTCAAAGACAAAATTCAGGCGTTGCTCAAAAGCCTGCCCCAGCGCCCGCGCAGCCGCTTTGTGCCGTTGCCCGAAAGTGCTGCGCGGCTGGCCGAGCTGTTTACGCAGAGTGAACGTTGGGGGCAGGGCGGCTTAATCGACGCCTTGCTCAAGCAGGTGCGCGATGAGACGTCGCTGGACGTGAAGCGTGCCGACTTCAAGCTCGACATGCTGAGCCCGCATCTGTTCATGAACTTCCGCATCACCGACGAGCATGGCCGCCAGCTGGGCCAAAGCCGTAATTTAGGTGCGCTCAAAGCCGAATGGGGCGTAAAAGCGCGTGGGGCTTTTCAAGCGCTTGCTTCGTTAAAAGTAGCTGCAAGTCTTACTGAATCATTGGATTCAGCTGCAAAAGAGGCTCAAACCAATAAAACTCTTGCACAGGCTGCTCCAAAAAGTGAAAAAGCCCAAGCCACTGTAAGCAAAGCTCCTGCTCAAGCGCACGATGCACGCTACAAGGATTGGAGTTTTGGTGAGCTGCCCGAGCTGATGGAGATTAAAAAGAGCGGCACCACCTTGATCGGCTTTCCTGCCTTGATCGATCACGGCGATGGTGTGGGTATTGAAGTGTTTGACGAGCCCGAAGTCGCTGCCGCAAAGCACCGCTTGGGCCTGCGCCGCTTGTTTGCGCTACAAATTCGCGATGCTTTGAAGTATCTGGAAAAGAATATCCCCGATCTGCAGAAAATGGCCGTGGCCTTTATGCCACTGGGCACGCAGGAAGAGTTGCGCGAGCAGATCATCAACGTGGCCATTGACCGCGCTTTTCTGCAAGAGCCGCTGCCTTCGAACGAAGCTGACTTCAAGCAACGTGTGCAAGATGGTCGGGGCCGTCTGACCCTGATCGCCAACGAAGTGGCGCGCATGTCTGGCGTGATCTTGCTGGAATACGCTGCTGCCCAGCGCAAGATCAAAGACACGAAAAATGCGGCGGATGCCACAAAGGATGCGGGCGAGCAGCTACAAAAGTTGATGCCCAAAAACTTCATCGCCATCGCACCTTGGGCGCAGTTGGGACATTACGCACGTTACCTCAAGGCCATCGTCATTCGTCTCGATAAATACCGCGCCGACCCGGCTCGTGATGCCAGCAAGCTCAAAGAGTTAATGCCGCTTGAGCAGCGCTATTGGCGCTTGGTTGCTGAGCGCAAGGGTGCCGTCGATGCACGCATGCAAGAGTACCGCTGGATGCTTGAAGAGCTGCGTGTGAGCTTCTTCGCACAAGAACTGCGCACGCCTTACCCGGTGAGCAGCAAGCGTCTGGATAAGGTGTGGGCGCAATTGCAAAACTAA
- a CDS encoding HD-GYP domain-containing protein — protein MRENTKHSPQQSGVEGRGNDSHFLRAVTDMADHTNVVTGDAIYTDNGVKLVDKGIRVDGRLYERLVMHKLRDPIDRCLVTDNLVDVASLVSLARQQCEKLEWLRRMAVSVGGVECLLAPVKGLLLPPAIAFKLTVMREQRNDLFEHSLQMTLVSIFLALKNNWTERDCVPLATAALLHDVGMLYMDPVWTDPAHRLTGEERKHLIAHSVTAMLVVRSTELYSRAVEIAVLEHHERMDGTGYPRGIKGSAISPMGQVLLLAEVVSAFFEKFKDMPGQRLSLMLRMNHKSYPADLVHQILPLLYDEIVPGQPLGPLQAEFSHSIAALEAALSKWAELKSDFPEQWQLMPDAQAAALVDANLAQLQKQLAEAGSHPSQQVHVLTYLKDDALGMSELIMVNREALWQLQTITNDCLRRWPALGQSASAFELAVAQWCDACAQLMPEASK, from the coding sequence ATGCGCGAGAACACAAAGCACAGTCCTCAGCAAAGTGGAGTTGAGGGGCGTGGCAACGATAGCCATTTCTTGCGAGCCGTCACCGATATGGCCGACCACACGAACGTGGTGACAGGCGACGCTATCTATACAGACAATGGCGTCAAGCTGGTGGATAAAGGGATTCGCGTAGATGGGCGCTTGTATGAGCGCTTAGTCATGCACAAGCTGCGTGACCCTATCGATCGCTGTTTGGTCACCGATAACCTTGTGGATGTGGCATCTCTGGTCTCCTTAGCTCGCCAGCAATGCGAGAAGCTTGAGTGGCTGCGCCGCATGGCCGTATCGGTGGGCGGTGTGGAGTGTTTGCTGGCGCCAGTCAAAGGCTTGCTGCTGCCGCCGGCCATTGCTTTTAAGCTCACCGTGATGCGTGAGCAGCGCAACGATCTGTTTGAGCACAGCCTGCAGATGACGCTGGTGTCTATCTTTTTGGCATTGAAAAATAACTGGACTGAACGCGATTGCGTGCCCTTGGCCACTGCAGCGCTGCTGCACGATGTGGGCATGCTCTATATGGACCCTGTGTGGACGGACCCCGCTCACCGCCTTACAGGCGAAGAGCGCAAGCACCTGATTGCGCACTCTGTCACAGCCATGCTGGTGGTGCGCAGCACCGAGCTTTACTCCCGCGCTGTCGAAATTGCGGTGCTTGAGCACCATGAACGCATGGATGGCACTGGCTACCCGCGCGGCATAAAGGGCAGTGCCATCTCGCCAATGGGGCAGGTGCTGCTGCTGGCCGAGGTGGTGTCCGCCTTCTTTGAAAAGTTCAAGGACATGCCGGGCCAGCGCCTGTCGCTGATGCTGCGCATGAACCACAAGAGCTATCCGGCTGATTTGGTGCATCAAATTTTGCCGCTACTCTATGACGAAATCGTCCCCGGTCAGCCGCTTGGCCCGTTGCAGGCAGAGTTTTCGCACAGCATCGCAGCTTTGGAAGCGGCGTTGAGCAAGTGGGCCGAGCTCAAAAGCGACTTTCCCGAGCAGTGGCAACTCATGCCTGATGCGCAGGCCGCGGCCTTGGTGGACGCTAACTTGGCGCAGCTGCAAAAACAGCTGGCCGAAGCAGGCTCTCACCCCAGCCAGCAGGTGCATGTGCTGACGTATTTGAAAGACGATGCACTGGGAATGAGCGAGCTGATTATGGTCAACCGAGAAGCCTTGTGGCAGCTGCAAACCATCACCAATGACTGCTTGCGCCGATGGCCCGCACTGGGCCAAAGCGCATCGGCATTTGAATTGGCCGTGGCGCAATGGTGCGATGCTTGCGCGCAGCTGATGCCAGAGGCCAGCAAGTAG
- a CDS encoding pseudouridine synthase — protein MHNAHDPKVLPLRAGVSPSCVIAPSQGKGLLIDFLCERMPAVGREQWLDRIDVGEVVCETGEPAQPLSLFAPGLRYYYYRNLQSEPEIPFAAEIIYRDAHLLVADKPHFLPVVPSGQYLQNTLLVRLKREVDVPELSPIHRIDRDTAGLVVFSVQRATRGAYQALFRERSIHKTYEAVASYRSDLSFPREHVSRMEESSQFFRMHEVAGQPNSCTQMEIIEHNEAWARYRLSPVSGKRHQLRVHMLALGLPLKGDALYPVVNDALHGDYSNPLQLLARSLAFDDPLTGLRREFISRRSLLPLPEPTLTQADLK, from the coding sequence ATGCATAACGCTCATGATCCCAAAGTCTTGCCGCTGCGCGCAGGCGTCAGTCCTAGCTGCGTGATCGCGCCCAGTCAGGGCAAGGGTTTGCTGATTGATTTTCTGTGTGAGCGAATGCCTGCAGTTGGACGCGAGCAGTGGTTGGACCGCATTGATGTGGGCGAAGTCGTGTGTGAGACCGGTGAGCCAGCCCAGCCGCTTAGCTTGTTCGCCCCTGGACTGCGCTATTACTACTACCGCAATCTGCAAAGCGAGCCTGAGATACCGTTCGCCGCCGAGATCATCTACCGCGATGCACATTTGCTGGTGGCTGACAAGCCGCATTTTTTGCCCGTAGTACCCTCAGGTCAGTATTTGCAAAACACCTTGCTAGTGCGCCTTAAGCGTGAGGTGGATGTGCCCGAACTCTCGCCCATTCACCGGATTGACCGTGATACGGCGGGCCTTGTGGTGTTTTCGGTGCAGCGCGCCACGCGGGGCGCTTATCAGGCCTTGTTTAGAGAGCGAAGCATTCACAAAACCTATGAGGCCGTGGCCTCTTACAGGTCTGATCTGTCGTTTCCGCGCGAGCATGTGAGCCGCATGGAGGAAAGCAGCCAGTTCTTTCGTATGCACGAAGTGGCAGGCCAGCCCAATAGCTGCACGCAGATGGAAATCATCGAGCACAACGAGGCATGGGCGCGCTACCGGCTCAGCCCAGTCTCTGGCAAACGCCACCAGTTGCGCGTGCATATGCTGGCGCTGGGCCTGCCGCTCAAAGGCGATGCGCTGTACCCGGTGGTGAACGATGCGCTGCACGGCGACTACTCCAACCCACTGCAACTGCTGGCGCGTAGCCTTGCCTTTGATGACCCGCTGACAGGGCTGCGCCGCGAATTTATCAGCCGCCGTAGTTTGTTGCCCTTGCCTGAACCAACGCTTACTCAAGCCGATTTGAAATAA